One part of the Anser cygnoides isolate HZ-2024a breed goose chromosome 9, Taihu_goose_T2T_genome, whole genome shotgun sequence genome encodes these proteins:
- the B3GNT5 gene encoding lactosylceramide 1,3-N-acetyl-beta-D-glucosaminyltransferase: MFVSPRRVRKCQFLQLFATCFILCLMIFWGPFDNHIVSHMKSYSYRYLINSYNFVNESLSVNREDLDRVSSYQYLINHREKCQQQDVLLLLFVKTSPENHHRRDAIRRTWGNEKYVQSQLNANIKTLFALGRPPDHLQQRKLYLEDQKYNDLIQQDFLDTFHNLTLKLLLQFSWVNAYCPHARFIMSADDDIFIHMPNLVAYLQSLAQMGVQDLWIGRVHRGSPPIRDKTSKYYVPYEMYQWPSYPDYTAGAAYVISSDVAAKVYEASLTLNTSLYIDDVFMGLCANKMGIVPQYHVFFSGEGKAPYHPCIYNKMMTSHGHVEDLHHLWKQATDPQVKKISSGLWGRVYCRIVNIVLLCKLYYEDTYPCSAAFS, translated from the coding sequence ATGTTTGTTAGTCCTAGAAGAGTCAGAAAATGCCAGTTTTTGCAGTTATTTGCCACTTGTTTCATACTATGTCTCATGATTTTTTGGGGACCATTTGATAATCACATTGTAAGCCATATGAAGTCCTATTCATACAGATACCTCATAAATAGCTACAATTTTGTGAATGAAAGCTTGTCTGTCAACAGGGAAGACCTGGACAGAGTATCAAGCTACCAGTACTTGATCAACCACAGAGAGAAATGTCAACAGCAGGATGTCCTTCTCCTGTTGTTTGTGAAGACTTCTCCTGAAAATCATCATCGGAGGGATGCAATTCGACGAACTTGGGGTAACGAGAAATACGTTCAGTCTCAACTTAATGCCAATATTAAAACTCTGTTTGCTTTAGGACGACCCCCAGATCAtctgcagcaaagaaaactATATTTGGAAGACCAGAAATACAATGACTTGATTCAGCAAGATTTCTTGGATACTTTTCACAATCTTACTCTTAAATTACTTCTACAGTTTAGCTGGGTGAATGCCTACTGTCCTCATGCCAGGTTTATTATGTCTGCAGATGATGATATATTTATCCATATGCCAAATCTTGTTGCTTATCTCCAAAGTCTAGCACAAATGGGTGTTCAAGATCTCTGGATTGGCCGTGTTCATCGTGGATCCCCTCCCATAAGAGACAAGACTAGCAAATACTATGTTCCATATGAAATGTACCAGTGGCCCTCTTATCCTGACTacacagcaggagctgcatATGTAATATCAAGTGATGTAGCAGCTAAAGTATATGAGGCTTCATTGACTCTCAATACAAGTCTTTATATAGATGATGTCTTCATGGGCCTCTGTGCCAATAAAATGGGAATTGTACCACAAtaccatgtatttttttctggggaaggaaaggctCCATATCATCCCTGCATTTACAACAAAATGATGACATCTCATGGACACGTAGAGGATCTTCACCATCTCTGGAAGCAGGCTACAGATCCCCAAGTTAAAAAGATTTCCTCGGGGCTTTGGGGTAGAGTATACTGCAGAATAGTTAATATTGTACTTCTCTGTAAACTATACTATGAGGACACATATCCCTGTTCAGCTGCCTTTTCTTAA